The Pangasianodon hypophthalmus isolate fPanHyp1 chromosome 2, fPanHyp1.pri, whole genome shotgun sequence genome window below encodes:
- the c2h7orf57 gene encoding uncharacterized protein C7orf57 homolog isoform X1: MSTEPNYRRTKPGMKASVPNSNGAAGPASQIPGLSQSADTAPVEKSKGRRVGIQATDSDYVKLAKQGGHKGLLSHDAEDTSTKSMTSQPSDSSSGDDQSQSKVSSQKLVAPFGTDDCSAWDNDSGAGKNKSPVGQATQEMQKLLLSPKEIEEANKYKDCRFFHDDVHKSGKFPTFLISKHKYTLPSETTFLWCKTYTSKNVK, from the exons ATGTCTACGGAGCCCAACTACCGCCGGACTAAACCCG GAATGAAAGCCAGCGTCCCTAATTCAAACGGTGCCGCCGGTCCCGCATCGCAGATTCCTGGTCTGTCCCAGAGTGCTGACACGGCACCGGTGGAGAAAAGCAAGGGCAGGCGAGTCGGAATTCAGGCCACCGACTCGGACTACGTCAAACTCGCCAAGCAAGGAGGCCACAAGG GTTTGTTGTCCCATGACGCTGAGGACACCAGCACCAAATCCATGACGTCCCAACCCTCTGATTCTTCCTCTGGTGATGATCAAAG CCAGAGTAAAGTGTCCTCTCAGAAGCTGGTGGCCCCGTTTGGGACTGATGATTGTTCTGCATGGGACAATGACTCTGGTGCTGGCAAAAACAAG TCACCGGTCGGCCAAGCCACTCAGGAGATGCAGAAACTCTTGCTGAGCCCGAAGGAGATCGAGGAGGCCAACAAGTACAAAGATTGTAGGTTCTTCCATGATGATGTTCACAAATCCGGCAAATTTCCCACTTTTTTAATCagtaaacacaaatatacactgCCAAGTGAAACAACTTTCCTGTGGTGCAAAACTTAcacttccaaaaatgttaaataa